The proteins below are encoded in one region of Legionella antarctica:
- a CDS encoding phosphomannomutase/phosphoglucomutase — protein sequence MSKLSLAKAVLALFNEYDVRGLIGAELNRDTYYTLGVAIGNELQDTETIKMILICRDSRGSSKAFTKALAQGLLLSGIDVIDIGCLPTPVLHFAMRFLHCPSSLMVTASHNPINYNGLKINLAGKNYHGALLRSLHYRIIQNQLRITEKNDEVHIHYPSEQMVTQYIQAIKTDLSLSLKLRVVVDCGNAVAGTVVPPLLTALGCEVIPLYCDVQETFTNHNPDPAVEENLHDLCCHVQEHKADLGVAFDGDGDRLGVVDNKGCIIPSDRLLLAFSHAVLTQKNNPRIVFDVKCTQHLNDYILAREGIPVMTKTGMANIMSSMSEHQALLGGEYCGHFYFKDRWLGYNDGIYAAARTLEMLSKQVNDAHTYFKQFPNSINTSELKIPISEHKKEAFMRQLLEQAPQFLGGTIICIDGLRVNFATSWGLIRPSNTGPWLTLRFEANTEGDLQQIKLLFRELITRINPYLDLPF from the coding sequence ATGAGTAAGTTAAGCTTGGCAAAAGCTGTTTTGGCATTATTTAACGAATACGATGTCCGCGGTTTGATTGGCGCGGAGCTGAACAGAGACACTTATTACACCCTTGGCGTTGCTATTGGAAATGAGCTGCAAGACACAGAAACCATAAAAATGATCCTGATTTGCCGAGACAGTCGTGGAAGTAGCAAAGCCTTTACGAAAGCCTTGGCTCAAGGCCTATTACTCAGCGGAATTGACGTCATTGATATTGGTTGTTTACCTACACCGGTCCTTCATTTTGCCATGCGTTTTCTTCATTGTCCATCAAGTTTGATGGTAACAGCCAGCCATAATCCCATTAACTACAATGGATTAAAGATAAATCTTGCAGGAAAAAATTATCATGGTGCGCTTCTGAGATCATTGCACTATCGAATTATTCAAAATCAACTCAGAATTACTGAAAAAAATGATGAGGTTCACATTCATTATCCATCGGAGCAGATGGTTACTCAATATATTCAGGCTATTAAAACCGATCTTTCGCTGTCACTAAAACTGCGTGTTGTTGTCGACTGTGGTAATGCTGTTGCTGGTACTGTGGTACCTCCATTATTAACAGCATTAGGGTGTGAGGTTATCCCTTTATATTGTGATGTTCAAGAAACCTTTACCAACCATAATCCTGATCCTGCGGTTGAAGAAAATTTGCACGATTTATGTTGCCACGTTCAGGAGCATAAGGCTGACCTTGGTGTAGCATTTGATGGTGACGGAGATAGATTAGGCGTTGTTGACAATAAAGGTTGTATTATTCCTTCCGATCGCCTGCTTCTTGCTTTTTCTCATGCAGTACTTACCCAAAAAAACAATCCAAGGATTGTATTCGATGTCAAATGCACACAGCATTTAAACGACTACATTTTAGCTCGTGAAGGTATTCCAGTAATGACTAAAACAGGAATGGCCAACATTATGTCTAGCATGTCAGAACATCAGGCTCTTCTTGGTGGTGAATATTGTGGCCATTTTTATTTTAAAGATCGCTGGCTTGGTTATAATGACGGTATTTATGCCGCAGCCCGTACCTTGGAAATGTTATCTAAACAAGTGAATGATGCCCACACATACTTCAAACAATTTCCAAACTCCATTAATACCAGTGAATTAAAAATTCCCATTTCTGAGCATAAGAAAGAAGCTTTTATGAGGCAATTGTTAGAGCAGGCACCACAATTCCTTGGAGGAACGATCATCTGTATTGATGGGTTAAGGGTGAATTTTGCTACGTCTTGGGGCCTAATCAGACCTTCAAATACAGGCCCTTGGTTAACCCTGCGTTTTGAGGCGAATACGGAGGGCGATTTACAACAAATTAAATTGTTGTTTCGTGAGTTAATTACGAGAATTAACCCTTATCTTGACTTGCCATTTTAA
- the panD gene encoding aspartate 1-decarboxylase, whose protein sequence is MAYRKMLKSKIHRGCVTQADLEYEGSITISPELLKAANILPYEAVNVWNVTAGTRFETYTITGEKGSTDICVNGAAAHLVTPGDLIIIASFTQVLEEECTTLIPTVVFVDQFNRLKEIRPERVGSKHNMTSTV, encoded by the coding sequence ATGGCTTATAGAAAAATGCTTAAATCAAAAATTCATCGTGGCTGTGTCACTCAAGCTGATTTGGAGTATGAAGGAAGTATCACCATTTCTCCCGAGCTTCTTAAAGCCGCTAATATACTGCCTTACGAAGCAGTGAATGTTTGGAATGTCACTGCAGGTACCCGATTTGAGACCTATACCATTACTGGAGAAAAGGGCTCCACTGATATCTGCGTTAATGGAGCTGCTGCCCATTTAGTTACCCCGGGAGATCTGATAATTATCGCATCCTTTACGCAAGTATTAGAAGAAGAGTGTACTACTTTAATTCCTACTGTAGTTTTTGTGGATCAATTTAATCGTTTAAAAGAAATTAGGCCTGAGCGCGTTGGCAGTAAACATAACATGACTTCTACGGTTTAA
- the tatC gene encoding twin-arginine translocase subunit TatC, whose protein sequence is MLTHLLELRRRALYILYFFSALFLIFFFMAGDFFHAVMSPLLSALPGQSELIATQITSPIMTPLKLAADAALLLSAPFALFHLWRFISPGLHKNEQEQFRGAIFMSVLLFFAGLTFCFYLILPFMFQFFSHALPRGVHFMPDMAYALDFITRMLLLFGLVFQIPLITIVLVRLKTIEVATLKKIRPYIIVGAFIVGMLLTPPDVFSQIMLALPLCILYELGIILALCFA, encoded by the coding sequence ATGTTAACTCACTTACTTGAATTACGTCGTCGTGCACTCTATATCCTCTACTTTTTTAGCGCCCTTTTTTTAATATTTTTTTTCATGGCAGGGGATTTTTTTCATGCCGTGATGAGCCCTTTGTTGTCTGCTCTTCCCGGTCAAAGTGAATTAATTGCGACCCAAATTACCTCACCAATAATGACCCCCCTTAAACTTGCTGCTGACGCCGCATTATTGTTGAGCGCCCCATTTGCTTTATTTCACCTGTGGCGTTTTATCAGTCCAGGACTCCATAAAAATGAACAAGAACAATTTCGTGGCGCCATCTTCATGAGTGTATTGCTTTTCTTTGCAGGATTAACGTTTTGCTTTTACCTGATCCTTCCTTTTATGTTTCAGTTTTTTAGCCATGCGCTGCCTAGAGGGGTACATTTTATGCCTGATATGGCCTATGCCTTAGATTTCATTACGCGTATGTTGCTACTGTTCGGCTTGGTCTTTCAAATACCACTAATCACTATAGTGCTGGTCCGTTTAAAAACTATAGAGGTAGCAACTCTTAAAAAAATAAGACCCTATATTATTGTAGGGGCATTCATCGTTGGAATGCTATTGACTCCTCCTGACGTGTTTTCCCAAATAATGCTCGCCCTGCCCCTGTGCATCCTTTATGAACTAGGGATTATTTTAGCTCTTTGTTTTGCTTAA
- a CDS encoding linear amide C-N hydrolase, which produces MNKFSLLKKLLLLCSALLLIPIPETLACTRAVYLGSDDLIITGRSMDWMENMHSSIWVFPKGMKRDGLAGPDSPKWTSKYGSVITSVYDIATADGMNERGLVMNMLYLAESDFGSAKKGNPPLSVSVWGQYALDNFATVSEAVDAMSQTIFQIIAPNLPNGTPSQVHLSLSDSSGDSAIFEYVGGELVIHHGKQYQVMTNSPIYSKQLALNEYWQEINGDVFLPGTSRAADRFARASFLIQSIPKKISSNYIQGVPEQAYTYQAIASVLGVMRSVSVPLGITTPNKPNIASTLYRTISDQKNRVYYFDSSTYPSTIWIDLKNLNFSQDAPVLSLAVENGHVHSGEVSSLLKPTKPFDFLPAN; this is translated from the coding sequence ATGAATAAATTTTCTCTGCTAAAAAAATTGTTATTGCTTTGCTCGGCTTTATTACTAATTCCAATACCAGAAACGTTAGCGTGCACACGAGCGGTCTATTTAGGATCAGATGATCTAATCATCACTGGCCGCTCTATGGACTGGATGGAAAACATGCATTCCAGCATCTGGGTATTTCCCAAAGGGATGAAACGTGATGGCTTAGCAGGTCCTGACTCCCCTAAGTGGACATCTAAATACGGTTCTGTGATTACCTCTGTGTATGATATTGCTACCGCGGATGGCATGAATGAACGAGGTCTGGTAATGAATATGCTTTATCTGGCCGAATCAGATTTTGGCAGTGCCAAAAAGGGCAACCCTCCTTTATCTGTAAGCGTTTGGGGGCAGTATGCCTTAGATAATTTTGCTACCGTGAGTGAAGCGGTTGATGCTATGTCGCAAACAATCTTCCAAATTATTGCACCCAACCTACCGAATGGAACACCGAGCCAAGTGCATTTATCATTATCTGATTCAAGCGGAGATTCCGCCATTTTTGAATATGTTGGTGGTGAGCTCGTTATTCATCACGGCAAACAGTATCAAGTCATGACTAACTCACCAATATACAGCAAACAGTTGGCCTTAAACGAATATTGGCAAGAAATTAATGGTGATGTATTTTTACCAGGGACAAGCCGGGCTGCCGACCGATTTGCCAGAGCATCCTTCTTAATTCAATCTATTCCTAAGAAAATAAGCAGTAATTACATTCAAGGAGTCCCTGAGCAAGCTTATACTTATCAGGCTATTGCCAGTGTATTAGGAGTCATGCGTTCCGTTTCTGTGCCGCTAGGTATTACTACTCCCAATAAACCTAATATTGCATCGACTTTATACCGTACGATTTCGGATCAAAAAAATAGAGTTTATTATTTTGACTCATCAACTTACCCCAGCACCATCTGGATTGATTTAAAAAATCTAAATTTCTCCCAAGATGCTCCTGTGCTTAGCTTAGCAGTGGAGAATGGTCATGTGCACTCCGGTGAAGTATCCAGTCTGTTAAAGCCGACAAAACCATTTGATTTTTTGCCAGCAAATTAG
- the hspQ gene encoding heat shock protein HspQ has translation MNKIAKFNIGDLVIHKRSGYRAIIVDIDPLFQASGNYNPQASKREFATRNPWYRLLVDDSSQMTYVEENMLTADPSQHPVNNPHLHNFLNEKEGSYQSANSKH, from the coding sequence ATGAATAAAATTGCTAAATTTAATATTGGAGATTTGGTTATCCATAAACGCAGTGGCTACAGAGCTATAATTGTGGATATAGATCCTTTATTCCAAGCCTCTGGTAATTACAATCCACAAGCAAGCAAGCGGGAGTTTGCAACACGTAATCCGTGGTATAGGCTTTTAGTGGATGACAGCAGTCAAATGACTTATGTTGAAGAAAACATGTTAACTGCTGATCCCAGCCAACACCCTGTTAACAATCCCCATCTTCATAACTTTTTAAATGAAAAAGAGGGAAGTTATCAAAGTGCGAATTCGAAGCATTAA
- a CDS encoding NAD(P)H-flavin reductase: MSGQIIQAQVEVISPLTDSIVQLILTPDEFVDYQAGQYLQILFDGEAFSYSIANAPLGSHKYELHIRHSLDNPYNQRLFAHIKKQGSVTLRLPFGECSINHLAEERPIMFIAGGTGFAPVKAMIEQLLANADRRPFELYWGARSQSDLYMDEKVSSWEAHVSRFNYFSLLADESKETLASHILKNHAEDLTEWQMVISGPFDMVYSTRDILVANGVLPNHLFSDAFSFESK, from the coding sequence ATGAGCGGGCAAATAATTCAGGCTCAAGTAGAGGTAATTTCTCCACTGACTGATAGTATCGTTCAGTTGATTTTAACCCCGGACGAGTTTGTTGATTATCAAGCGGGACAGTACCTGCAAATTTTATTTGATGGAGAAGCGTTTAGTTACTCAATTGCCAACGCCCCCCTGGGATCTCATAAATATGAATTACATATCAGACACAGTCTTGATAACCCCTATAATCAACGTTTATTTGCCCATATTAAAAAACAAGGTTCCGTTACTTTACGTTTACCGTTTGGTGAGTGCAGCATCAATCATTTAGCGGAAGAAAGACCAATCATGTTTATTGCCGGAGGAACTGGATTTGCTCCGGTTAAAGCAATGATAGAACAATTATTGGCTAATGCGGATCGGAGACCTTTTGAGTTATATTGGGGAGCAAGATCCCAAAGTGATCTGTACATGGATGAAAAGGTAAGCAGCTGGGAAGCCCATGTCAGTCGGTTTAACTATTTTTCTCTTCTCGCTGATGAAAGTAAAGAAACACTGGCATCTCATATCTTAAAAAATCATGCTGAAGATCTTACTGAATGGCAAATGGTAATCAGCGGTCCTTTCGATATGGTGTACAGTACGCGAGATATATTAGTAGCTAACGGGGTGTTACCTAACCATTTATTTTCAGATGCGTTTAGCTTTGAATCCAAGTAG
- the ubiD gene encoding 4-hydroxy-3-polyprenylbenzoate decarboxylase: MKYSDLRDFIAQLELRGLLKRINFPVSPYLEMTAVSERVLRAGGPALLFTNTPNHDMPVLTNLFGTVERVAMGMGEETIAALREVGKLLAALKEPDPPKGFKDAFGKLPLLKQALNMAPKYVNGAECQTHVWEHDEVDLTRLPIQTCWPGDVAPLITWGLVTTKGPQQTRENMGIYRQQLLSKNKLIMRWLSHRGGALDYQAWQQAYPDERFPVAVTLGADPATILAAVTPVPDSLSEYAFAGLLRGQRTRLTRCIGSELHVPASGEIILEGYLEPGVEAPEGPYGDHTGYYNEVQSFPIFTVERVTHREKPIYHSTYTGRPPDEPAILGVALNEVFIPLLQKQFPEIVDFYLPPEGCSYRLAIVTIKKQYPGHAKRIMMAVWSFLRQFMYTKFVIVCDDDVDARNWHDVVWAMTTRMDPCRDTVMIENTPIDYLDFASPVSGLGSKMGMDATTKWPGETQREWGKPIVMDKEILDKVNGYWPSLGLEE, from the coding sequence ATGAAATACTCTGATCTTAGAGACTTTATCGCTCAACTGGAATTACGTGGATTATTAAAACGTATCAATTTCCCGGTATCACCTTACCTTGAAATGACAGCAGTAAGTGAACGTGTTCTACGTGCCGGTGGACCTGCGCTTCTTTTTACTAACACCCCAAACCACGATATGCCTGTATTAACTAATTTATTTGGTACAGTTGAGCGTGTTGCCATGGGCATGGGTGAAGAAACCATCGCTGCATTACGAGAGGTGGGTAAATTATTAGCCGCTTTAAAAGAACCCGATCCTCCTAAAGGATTTAAAGATGCGTTTGGCAAACTGCCCCTTCTAAAACAAGCGCTGAACATGGCACCAAAGTATGTTAACGGTGCAGAATGTCAAACCCATGTTTGGGAACATGATGAAGTGGATTTAACTCGTTTGCCTATTCAAACCTGTTGGCCTGGTGATGTTGCTCCATTAATTACCTGGGGTCTGGTGACCACTAAAGGACCGCAGCAAACTCGTGAGAATATGGGAATTTATCGACAGCAATTATTAAGTAAAAATAAATTAATTATGCGTTGGTTATCCCATAGAGGAGGTGCTTTGGATTATCAAGCCTGGCAACAGGCTTATCCTGATGAGCGTTTTCCCGTTGCCGTAACTTTAGGAGCTGACCCGGCAACCATCCTGGCAGCAGTGACTCCCGTGCCTGATAGTCTATCTGAATATGCATTTGCTGGTTTATTACGAGGCCAACGTACCCGGTTGACGCGGTGCATCGGCAGTGAATTACATGTGCCAGCCAGTGGAGAAATTATTTTGGAAGGGTATCTTGAACCGGGTGTGGAAGCCCCGGAAGGTCCGTATGGAGATCACACTGGCTATTATAATGAAGTACAATCATTCCCAATCTTTACTGTGGAACGTGTAACTCATAGAGAAAAACCAATTTATCATAGTACATATACCGGAAGGCCACCTGATGAACCTGCTATTTTAGGTGTGGCCTTGAATGAAGTCTTTATCCCCCTATTACAAAAGCAATTCCCCGAGATTGTTGATTTTTATTTACCCCCAGAGGGATGTTCTTATCGTTTGGCAATAGTGACGATAAAAAAACAATATCCCGGACATGCAAAACGAATCATGATGGCTGTATGGTCATTTCTGCGTCAGTTTATGTACACAAAATTTGTTATTGTCTGTGATGATGATGTCGATGCGCGTAATTGGCACGATGTTGTCTGGGCAATGACTACACGTATGGATCCTTGCCGTGATACAGTAATGATAGAAAATACACCTATAGATTATCTTGACTTTGCATCACCTGTTTCCGGTTTGGGCTCAAAAATGGGTATGGATGCAACCACTAAATGGCCAGGAGAGACGCAAAGAGAATGGGGTAAGCCGATTGTTATGGATAAAGAAATATTAGATAAAGTGAATGGCTATTGGCCTTCTTTAGGGTTAGAGGAATGA
- the rho gene encoding transcription termination factor Rho: protein MNLSELKQLPIADLVNIAQEMGVENTSRMRKQDIIFAILKAHALKGEDIHGDGVLEVLTDGFGFLRSADGSYLAGPDDIYVSPSQIRRFGLRSGDTISGKIRPPKDSERYFALLKVDEINYDTPDSAKRKILFENLTPLFASKRLVMEQGNGSTEDLTARVVDLCAPFGRGQRGLIVSPPKAGKTLMLQNIARSIEKNYPECYLIVLLIDERPEEVTEMQRSVKGEVVASTFDEPANRHVQVAEMVIEKAKRLVEHKRDVVILLDSITRLARAYNTVVPSSGKVLTGGVDANALQRPKRLYGAARNIEEGGSLTIIATALVDTGSKMDEVIYEEFKGTGNMEIHLSRNIAERRVFPAININRSGTRREDLLLSPEDLQRTWILRKILQSMDECDAIEFLLERMKNHKTNAEFFDAMKRQE, encoded by the coding sequence ATGAATCTTAGTGAACTTAAGCAATTACCTATTGCCGATCTCGTTAACATCGCACAAGAAATGGGGGTGGAAAATACCTCCCGTATGCGCAAGCAAGACATTATTTTTGCCATTTTGAAGGCTCATGCTTTAAAGGGTGAAGACATCCACGGTGATGGCGTTTTAGAAGTTTTGACGGATGGCTTTGGTTTCTTGCGTTCTGCAGACGGTTCTTATTTGGCCGGTCCTGATGACATTTATGTCTCACCTAGCCAGATCAGACGTTTTGGTCTTCGGTCTGGCGATACCATCTCTGGTAAAATTCGTCCTCCCAAGGACAGTGAGCGTTATTTTGCGTTGTTGAAAGTGGATGAGATCAACTACGATACTCCAGACAGTGCGAAGCGTAAAATTTTATTTGAAAATTTAACTCCATTGTTTGCTTCAAAACGTTTGGTTATGGAACAAGGTAATGGCAGTACTGAGGATTTGACCGCCAGGGTTGTTGATTTATGCGCTCCCTTTGGTCGTGGTCAACGTGGCTTGATTGTTTCCCCACCAAAAGCGGGTAAAACATTAATGCTGCAAAACATTGCTCGTTCGATAGAGAAAAATTATCCAGAATGTTACCTCATCGTTTTATTGATTGACGAACGTCCTGAGGAAGTAACTGAAATGCAACGCTCTGTTAAGGGGGAAGTTGTTGCCAGCACGTTTGATGAGCCTGCTAACCGTCACGTTCAAGTCGCTGAAATGGTGATTGAAAAAGCAAAACGGTTGGTTGAGCATAAACGTGATGTCGTTATCTTGCTTGATTCCATCACTCGTTTAGCACGTGCTTATAACACTGTAGTTCCTTCATCAGGTAAGGTACTTACTGGTGGGGTTGATGCAAACGCATTACAAAGACCTAAGCGTTTATATGGTGCTGCGCGAAACATAGAAGAGGGAGGTAGCTTGACTATTATTGCTACCGCTTTGGTAGATACTGGTTCTAAAATGGATGAAGTGATTTACGAAGAATTCAAGGGAACTGGTAATATGGAAATTCACTTGAGCCGTAATATAGCTGAACGTCGTGTTTTCCCAGCAATTAATATCAATCGTTCAGGTACCCGCCGAGAAGATCTGTTGCTAAGCCCGGAAGATTTGCAACGAACCTGGATATTGCGCAAGATTCTCCAGTCTATGGATGAATGTGATGCAATTGAGTTCTTGTTAGAACGAATGAAGAATCATAAGACTAACGCTGAATTCTTTGATGCAATGAAACGACAAGAGTAG
- the trxA gene encoding thioredoxin, with protein MSEHIKTVTDASFDQDVINANKPVLVDFWAEWCGPCRALTPILEEVAATHGKDVTFAKINIDENPQAPAKFGVMSIPTLILFKNGEVEAVKMGLLSKSQLSAFVESHV; from the coding sequence ATGAGTGAACATATTAAAACGGTAACAGATGCGAGCTTTGACCAGGACGTTATAAATGCCAATAAACCAGTATTGGTTGATTTTTGGGCTGAGTGGTGTGGTCCTTGCAGGGCGTTGACGCCAATTTTGGAAGAAGTGGCTGCAACACATGGTAAAGATGTAACTTTTGCTAAAATAAATATAGATGAGAATCCTCAAGCTCCAGCAAAGTTTGGTGTAATGAGTATTCCTACTTTAATTTTGTTTAAAAATGGCGAGGTTGAAGCAGTTAAAATGGGGTTGCTATCTAAATCTCAATTAAGTGCTTTTGTCGAAAGTCACGTATAA